A portion of the Phycisphaerales bacterium AB-hyl4 genome contains these proteins:
- a CDS encoding bifunctional oligoribonuclease/PAP phosphatase NrnA, translated as MTTYTANLNLSAVADLLRNADEPIVVITHAKPDGDAFGSVIALSVALRSLGRSVTPCFVPPVPVSLLGLRGADQATIYRESLSLPDAGLYVILDTGAWSQLGELKQVIEPNLERTLILDHHLSGDIPAAHRYIDGKAAAACEIVAELLEHFDATTWDVETTRTISEALFVGIASDTGWFRFSNTRPRTHELAAKLLRQGVDQAALYQVLEQTERPEKLALLTRALDSLKLLANGQAAVMTLNSDDFLETGALEEETERLIDVPQQVGTIRVIVLVAEKRGNNEDDVITRLSFRSKPGEDAINVAELANRFGGGGHARAAGAKVPGPANEVVPKVEQALVDVLNHQP; from the coding sequence ATGACCACCTACACCGCCAACCTCAACCTCTCTGCCGTTGCCGACCTGCTCCGCAATGCCGACGAGCCTATCGTCGTGATTACCCACGCCAAACCTGATGGTGATGCGTTTGGCTCAGTGATCGCGTTGTCCGTCGCGCTCCGCTCGCTCGGCCGGTCGGTCACGCCCTGTTTTGTTCCCCCCGTGCCGGTAAGCCTGCTCGGCCTGCGCGGCGCGGATCAAGCCACGATCTACCGTGAAAGCTTGTCACTGCCTGACGCTGGCTTGTATGTCATCCTCGACACCGGCGCGTGGTCACAACTGGGCGAGTTGAAGCAGGTCATCGAGCCGAACCTCGAACGCACGCTCATTCTCGATCACCACCTCAGCGGCGATATTCCCGCCGCCCATCGCTACATCGACGGCAAGGCGGCCGCGGCGTGCGAAATCGTCGCCGAGTTGCTCGAACACTTTGACGCCACCACATGGGACGTGGAAACCACCCGAACGATCAGTGAAGCGTTATTCGTCGGCATCGCGTCCGACACCGGCTGGTTCCGTTTCTCGAATACCCGCCCGCGGACGCATGAACTGGCCGCGAAGCTTCTGCGGCAGGGCGTCGACCAGGCCGCGCTCTACCAGGTGCTCGAACAGACCGAACGGCCGGAAAAACTCGCGCTGCTCACCCGCGCGCTCGACAGCCTCAAACTGCTCGCCAACGGGCAGGCCGCTGTCATGACCCTCAACAGCGATGACTTCCTCGAAACCGGCGCACTGGAAGAGGAAACCGAACGCCTCATCGACGTGCCGCAGCAGGTGGGCACGATTCGCGTAATCGTGCTCGTCGCGGAAAAACGCGGCAACAATGAAGACGACGTGATCACCCGATTGAGCTTTCGTTCCAAGCCCGGTGAGGATGCGATCAACGTCGCCGAGCTAGCCAACCGATTCGGCGGCGGCGGTCACGCCCGCGCCGCCGGCGCGAAAGTGCCCGGTCCCGCAAATGAAGTCGTGCCAAAGGTCGAGCAAGCCCTCGTTGACGTGCTCAACCACCAACCCTGA
- a CDS encoding zinc-binding alcohol dehydrogenase family protein, which yields MKAMVVPELGEPEVMQMRDWPTPEPGEHDLLVEVHATSVNPKDCHMRRHGLGKRLTLPFVLGYDVSGVVKAVGPKVEQFRVGDEVYASPSLVRPGANAELVLVDERTAALKPTNLDHVHAAAMPLVTITAWESLHHRAHLHSGETVLIHAGAGGVGHIAIQLAKLHECQVITTASRDESIEQCTQLGADAVINYANENVVDRVTELTGGRGCPVVLDAVGGEVFNESMRCLAPHGRLVTLLPPPADAPIHKLFSRGATLALEFMSAATLHKTRLSAQGEVLRTVTELVEAERLKVHVSHVFPLEALAEAHRQQETRHTVGKIAVTVK from the coding sequence ATGAAGGCGATGGTTGTGCCGGAGCTTGGCGAGCCGGAAGTGATGCAGATGCGGGACTGGCCCACCCCTGAGCCGGGCGAGCATGATCTTCTGGTGGAAGTACACGCGACATCGGTGAATCCGAAAGACTGTCACATGCGTCGGCACGGATTGGGTAAGCGACTGACGCTGCCGTTCGTGCTGGGGTATGACGTCAGCGGCGTCGTGAAGGCGGTGGGGCCGAAGGTGGAGCAGTTTCGCGTGGGGGATGAGGTGTATGCTTCGCCGTCGCTGGTTCGGCCGGGGGCGAATGCCGAACTGGTGCTGGTTGACGAGCGGACGGCGGCGCTGAAGCCGACGAATTTGGATCATGTACACGCGGCGGCAATGCCGCTGGTAACCATTACGGCGTGGGAGTCGCTGCACCATCGGGCCCACCTGCACAGCGGCGAGACCGTGCTGATTCATGCCGGGGCAGGCGGCGTGGGGCATATCGCAATTCAACTGGCGAAGCTGCACGAATGCCAGGTGATCACCACCGCAAGCCGTGACGAGTCAATCGAGCAGTGCACGCAACTCGGTGCGGATGCGGTGATCAACTACGCAAACGAAAATGTGGTCGACCGTGTCACCGAACTGACAGGCGGGCGGGGCTGCCCCGTCGTGCTCGATGCGGTGGGCGGTGAGGTGTTCAACGAGTCGATGCGCTGCCTCGCGCCGCACGGCCGACTGGTGACGCTGCTGCCGCCGCCCGCCGACGCGCCGATCCACAAGCTGTTCAGCCGAGGGGCGACACTGGCGTTGGAGTTCATGAGCGCCGCTACACTGCACAAGACCCGACTCAGCGCCCAGGGCGAGGTGCTGCGCACCGTGACGGAACTGGTGGAAGCCGAGCGATTGAAAGTGCACGTCAGCCATGTGTTTCCGCTGGAGGCGTTGGCCGAGGCGCATCGGCAGCAGGAAACACGCCATACCGTGGGCAAGATTGCGGTGACGGTAAAGTGA
- a CDS encoding ATP-grasp fold amidoligase family protein, with translation MFPVSNMATSAPNGSPTRRVRRAVSRWRRRIIPDRLAVPRQYHHRFGVWPNLHAPKTFNEKLQWLKLNYRRPDLHTMVDKYAVRAFVESRVGAHYLNDLLGIWDRAESIDLDVLPRRFVLKGTHGSGMNIICPDRQAIDWPDAVRKLNGWLKQDFYISTREWPYKKVPPRIIGEAFLDSGEDDLTDYKVYCFDGKPQIIQADMTRYSNHTRLLFDLDWQLLPFELQYPKPDHVLGKPDCLDEMFDVARVLSNGLPFCRVDLYSVQGRIVFGEMTMYPGNGMLEFRPPEWDRRLGDLLALPEPVNPAPFVRRPRASYE, from the coding sequence ATGTTTCCGGTTTCAAACATGGCAACTTCAGCACCTAATGGTTCTCCCACGCGGCGTGTACGTCGTGCCGTATCGCGGTGGCGTCGACGAATTATACCTGACCGACTGGCAGTCCCCCGGCAGTATCACCACCGATTCGGCGTTTGGCCGAACCTGCACGCCCCAAAGACATTCAATGAGAAGCTGCAGTGGCTGAAGCTCAACTACCGTCGGCCGGACCTTCATACGATGGTCGACAAATATGCGGTACGCGCGTTTGTCGAATCGCGGGTCGGAGCACATTACCTCAATGATCTGCTTGGGATCTGGGATCGTGCCGAATCGATCGACCTGGACGTACTGCCCCGTCGGTTCGTGCTTAAAGGCACACATGGTTCGGGCATGAACATCATCTGCCCCGATCGGCAAGCGATCGATTGGCCCGATGCGGTCCGCAAGCTGAACGGTTGGTTAAAGCAGGATTTTTACATTTCGACGCGCGAGTGGCCCTATAAAAAGGTTCCACCGCGCATCATCGGCGAAGCCTTCCTCGACAGTGGTGAAGATGACCTGACAGATTACAAGGTTTACTGTTTCGACGGAAAACCACAGATCATCCAAGCGGACATGACCCGATACAGCAATCACACACGGTTGTTGTTCGATCTGGACTGGCAGTTGTTGCCGTTCGAACTGCAGTACCCTAAACCCGACCATGTGTTGGGCAAGCCGGATTGCCTGGATGAGATGTTCGACGTTGCGCGTGTTTTATCGAACGGACTCCCGTTTTGCCGAGTCGATCTTTACTCGGTACAGGGGCGCATCGTCTTCGGTGAGATGACGATGTACCCCGGCAATGGGATGTTGGAATTCCGTCCGCCGGAATGGGACCGGCGGCTGGGCGACTTGCTCGCACTGCCCGAACCGGTCAATCCCGCGCCGTTTGTCAGGCGGCCAAGGGCCAGCTACGAGTAA
- the dapB gene encoding 4-hydroxy-tetrahydrodipicolinate reductase, with translation MIDIGINGAAGRMGRRLVALASEDEQLRVVTALERDGHELLGNDAGVVASVDAINTPLAAQVQNKPKVMIDFTVPEAFREALRVCRQQKIAMVIGTTGLTDDDYKAIDAAAEDIAILHAPNMSLGVNLLFALVGQVAERLGDDYDIEIVEAHHRFKLDAPSGTAMGLAEAICHATGKQIDKDFVHGRHGESTRKRGEVGMHALRIGDEVGRHSVHFGTLGEEITLAHKASTRDVFARGALRAAAWLADKPVGRYHMKDVLGL, from the coding sequence ATGATCGACATCGGCATCAACGGCGCTGCAGGACGCATGGGGCGACGCCTCGTCGCATTGGCCAGCGAAGACGAGCAGCTTCGCGTGGTCACCGCACTCGAACGCGACGGCCACGAACTGCTCGGCAACGACGCAGGCGTGGTCGCCAGTGTCGACGCCATCAACACGCCGCTGGCTGCGCAGGTGCAAAACAAGCCCAAGGTGATGATCGACTTCACCGTACCCGAAGCTTTCCGCGAAGCGTTACGCGTTTGCCGGCAACAGAAAATCGCCATGGTCATCGGTACCACCGGCCTGACTGATGACGACTACAAAGCCATCGACGCTGCTGCCGAAGACATCGCCATCCTTCATGCGCCGAACATGAGCCTTGGTGTCAACCTGTTGTTCGCCCTCGTCGGCCAAGTCGCCGAACGCCTCGGCGATGACTACGACATTGAAATCGTCGAAGCCCACCACCGCTTCAAACTTGACGCGCCTTCCGGGACGGCGATGGGCCTGGCCGAGGCTATCTGCCACGCCACCGGCAAGCAGATCGACAAGGACTTTGTGCACGGCCGACACGGCGAAAGCACGCGCAAACGCGGCGAGGTCGGCATGCACGCGCTACGCATTGGTGACGAAGTCGGCCGACACAGCGTCCACTTCGGCACGCTCGGCGAAGAAATTACGCTCGCGCACAAAGCGTCCACACGCGACGTCTTCGCCCGCGGCGCTCTCCGCGCCGCCGCCTGGCTCGCTGACAAACCAGTGGGGCGGTATCACATGAAGGACGTGCTGGGGTTGTGA
- a CDS encoding LptF/LptG family permease → MKTLDRYILREFFVNFVVLLLVLMTLFVVIDMIVGLEDFVQAGEAHAEQYGGQVLATLVVMIDYYAPVLVMVYVFLSGLIVVGAMGFTIATFQRTREMTAMVAGGISLYRVSAPILLAGMALNALSLPIQEFVIPGMASKLVRSKSQLKHELVDTFPIRFARDDAGRLFTAADFDASEQRLSNLTVIERNEAGLAQRRITTEAAYWDQEHEHWRLVPAGMAVSPHFGAPGEGDAFDGAPESVPYLATELSPTVLMARRATSYPQLLSLVELQQMQANPAVEPHQRAHIARIVWGRFSLLVVNVLVLVMGLAIFLRLGHVNMVNQAVIAAGICLGAWGTGLLLIQAGGGALNPVASAWLPVVLFLPLTAGLLQFVRT, encoded by the coding sequence ATGAAGACGCTAGACCGTTACATCCTCCGCGAGTTCTTCGTTAACTTCGTCGTGCTGCTGCTGGTGTTGATGACGCTATTTGTCGTGATCGACATGATCGTGGGGTTGGAGGATTTCGTTCAGGCGGGCGAGGCGCACGCGGAGCAGTACGGCGGACAAGTGCTGGCAACGCTGGTGGTAATGATCGACTACTACGCGCCGGTTCTGGTGATGGTGTATGTGTTCCTTTCCGGTTTGATCGTCGTGGGTGCGATGGGCTTCACGATCGCCACGTTTCAACGAACACGGGAGATGACGGCGATGGTGGCCGGCGGGATCAGCCTCTACCGGGTGTCCGCGCCGATTCTGCTTGCCGGCATGGCGCTCAACGCGTTGAGTTTGCCGATTCAGGAGTTCGTGATTCCGGGCATGGCGTCGAAGCTGGTGCGCAGCAAATCGCAGTTGAAGCATGAACTGGTGGACACGTTCCCCATTCGCTTCGCACGCGACGACGCGGGTCGGCTGTTCACGGCCGCGGACTTTGACGCATCAGAGCAGCGGCTGTCGAACCTGACGGTGATCGAGCGGAATGAAGCGGGTCTGGCCCAACGGCGGATCACCACCGAGGCAGCTTACTGGGACCAGGAGCACGAGCACTGGCGGCTGGTGCCGGCGGGCATGGCGGTTTCGCCACATTTCGGCGCGCCCGGCGAGGGCGATGCATTCGACGGTGCCCCCGAGTCGGTCCCTTACCTGGCGACTGAGTTGTCGCCGACAGTGCTGATGGCGCGACGGGCAACGTCATACCCGCAGCTGCTCTCGCTGGTCGAGTTGCAGCAGATGCAGGCCAACCCCGCGGTCGAGCCGCATCAAAGGGCACACATCGCGCGGATCGTCTGGGGCCGGTTCAGCCTGCTCGTGGTCAACGTGCTGGTGCTGGTAATGGGGCTGGCGATCTTCCTTCGGCTTGGCCATGTGAACATGGTCAACCAGGCGGTCATCGCAGCGGGCATCTGCCTCGGCGCCTGGGGCACGGGCCTGCTGCTGATCCAAGCCGGCGGCGGAGCGCTGAACCCCGTCGCCAGCGCGTGGCTGCCGGTGGTCCTGTTCCTGCCGTTGACGGCAGGCTTGCTGCAATTCGTTCGAACCTAG
- the ribF gene encoding riboflavin biosynthesis protein RibF, with the protein MSRQTILSIGNFDGVHRGHQAILAHARQLAAPHAAEVVALTFDPHPARTLRPGTEPPRLTSVHEKVDRLRAAGADRVVVLEPTSAMLGQSPQQFIGKLVDDYAPIAIVEGPDFRFGKARVGDLNMLRELGKQHGYETHVVPSVEVTLGDWRSAIVSSSLVRWLVGRGRVLDAHRCLGAPFELTGPVATGEQRGRTINVPTANLDPAAYSDHIVPADGVYAGLAVTPDAQTHPAALSVGVKPTFGQRQRVVEAHLLDYTGNLYGETITLRFTRWLRDQYRYPNLDMLTRQLHRDIALVRYWHEYDQQAHAHNRRAG; encoded by the coding sequence ATGAGCAGACAAACCATCCTCAGCATTGGCAACTTCGACGGCGTGCACCGCGGGCACCAGGCCATCCTTGCCCATGCGCGCCAGCTCGCCGCGCCACACGCCGCCGAGGTCGTCGCCCTGACGTTCGACCCGCACCCGGCCCGCACGTTGCGCCCCGGCACCGAGCCGCCACGTCTCACCAGCGTGCATGAAAAGGTCGACCGCCTTCGTGCCGCCGGCGCCGACCGCGTCGTCGTGCTCGAACCCACGTCTGCAATGCTCGGCCAGTCGCCACAGCAGTTCATCGGCAAGCTGGTCGACGATTATGCACCGATCGCCATCGTCGAAGGCCCCGACTTCCGCTTCGGCAAGGCCCGCGTCGGCGATTTGAACATGCTTCGCGAACTCGGCAAGCAGCATGGCTACGAAACCCACGTCGTTCCCAGCGTTGAGGTCACGCTCGGCGACTGGCGCAGCGCCATCGTCAGCAGCTCGCTGGTCCGTTGGCTCGTTGGCCGCGGCCGTGTGCTCGACGCCCATCGCTGCCTCGGCGCGCCATTCGAACTCACCGGCCCCGTCGCCACCGGGGAGCAGCGGGGCCGAACCATCAACGTGCCCACCGCCAACCTCGACCCCGCCGCCTACAGCGATCACATTGTCCCCGCCGACGGCGTCTACGCCGGCCTCGCCGTCACGCCTGATGCTCAAACACACCCCGCCGCCCTCAGTGTCGGCGTCAAGCCAACCTTCGGCCAACGCCAACGCGTCGTCGAAGCACACCTGCTCGACTACACAGGCAACCTCTACGGCGAAACCATCACCCTCCGCTTCACACGCTGGCTACGAGACCAATACCGATACCCCAACCTCGATATGCTCACCCGCCAACTCCATCGCGACATCGCCCTCGTCCGATACTGGCACGAATATGATCAACAAGCCCACGCCCATAACCGCCGCGCCGGATAG
- a CDS encoding 3-deoxy-D-manno-octulosonic acid transferase — protein MGLPHDITYAAAALATSPVWAYRMWRTGKWRTDWGGRFGRGEPVVPMPNDQGGRRRRLLIHAVSVGEVNAIRQLVDLLHREHGDRVELVIATTTDTGYARARELFAADHSVVRYPLDFTVAVRRFLDRVRPSAVALVELEVWPNFVDECKRRDIPIVVINGRLSARSFSRYRYLRPVVRSMFASLAAAAVQTPDYAQRFIAMGTPADRVHVLDTMKWDTAEVADDVPNAGELAEQMGIDRAHPLVVAGSTGPGEERLLIDAIRAECPPETQLLLVPRKPERFDEVAALDATIIRRSDRKPTAAVREGQPAHTLFLLDTMGELRKAYALADVVVIGRSFNGLGGSDPIEPIALSKPTIVGPDHHNFADVVHAFEKAGGIVATRQLGPAIAKLLANPDQAAELARHGRDVILSRQGSTQRHAELLLKVLGLADTSIVDAAAPSP, from the coding sequence ATGGGCCTGCCACATGACATCACGTACGCCGCCGCAGCACTTGCGACTTCGCCCGTGTGGGCCTATCGCATGTGGCGAACGGGCAAGTGGCGAACCGACTGGGGCGGTCGCTTCGGCAGGGGTGAACCGGTCGTGCCCATGCCCAATGATCAGGGCGGACGTCGGCGTCGACTGCTCATTCACGCCGTGAGCGTTGGCGAAGTCAACGCCATCCGCCAACTCGTCGACCTGCTCCATCGTGAACATGGCGACCGCGTCGAACTGGTCATCGCCACCACGACCGACACCGGCTACGCCCGCGCCCGCGAGCTGTTCGCGGCAGACCATTCGGTCGTGCGATATCCGCTGGACTTCACCGTCGCGGTTCGTCGGTTCCTCGACCGTGTTCGGCCGAGTGCGGTGGCGCTGGTTGAGCTGGAGGTCTGGCCGAACTTCGTCGACGAATGCAAGCGGCGCGACATACCGATTGTGGTCATCAACGGCCGACTGAGTGCCCGCAGCTTTTCGCGTTATCGCTACCTTCGTCCGGTGGTGCGGTCGATGTTCGCCAGCCTCGCCGCCGCTGCGGTGCAGACGCCCGACTATGCCCAGCGGTTCATCGCCATGGGCACACCCGCCGACCGCGTACACGTACTGGACACGATGAAGTGGGACACCGCCGAGGTCGCCGACGACGTGCCGAACGCCGGCGAGCTTGCCGAGCAGATGGGCATCGACCGCGCGCATCCGCTGGTCGTCGCCGGGTCGACAGGGCCGGGTGAAGAACGGCTGCTGATTGACGCCATCCGTGCCGAGTGTCCGCCCGAAACCCAACTGCTGCTCGTGCCGCGCAAGCCTGAGCGGTTTGACGAGGTGGCGGCACTCGATGCCACGATTATCCGCCGGAGCGACCGGAAGCCCACGGCTGCAGTTCGCGAGGGGCAGCCCGCACACACCCTGTTCCTGCTGGACACGATGGGGGAGCTTCGCAAGGCGTACGCGCTGGCGGACGTGGTTGTCATCGGTCGCAGCTTCAACGGCCTCGGCGGGTCGGACCCGATCGAGCCGATCGCGCTGAGCAAGCCCACGATCGTCGGGCCGGATCACCATAACTTCGCTGACGTGGTGCACGCCTTCGAAAAGGCCGGCGGCATTGTCGCCACGCGCCAACTCGGCCCCGCCATCGCGAAGCTGCTGGCCAACCCCGACCAGGCTGCCGAACTCGCACGCCACGGCCGCGACGTTATCCTGTCCCGGCAAGGCAGCACGCAACGCCACGCGGAGCTGCTGTTGAAGGTGCTCGGTCTAGCCGATACATCGATAGTAGATGCCGCCGCGCCCTCGCCATGA
- a CDS encoding deoxyhypusine synthase family protein, whose translation MDLTTFTTPADVDAPQGTGTVRAFMDKHFLHFNSRETVAAARAFEAHIDAGGKMMVTLAGAMSTAKLGQILARLIRADKVHAITCTGANLEEDLFNLLAYNEYEIIHDWRALSAADETALYERGMNRVTDTCIPETVMRHMERQLIDRWKQACDNNERKFEHEFLWDIFRDGKLEKHYQIDPANSWMLAAMEKNLPVYCPGWEDSTTGNMFAAAVFRKELPHHQCVKTGTEAMEHLMRWYLDNCGIAQSSNEGKPSVGFFQVGGGIAGDFPICAVPAIIQDLQRDDVPYWAYFAQISDAVTSYGGYSGAVPNEKITWGKLDAATPKFMIQSDATIVAPLIFAYVLGD comes from the coding sequence ATGGACTTGACGACCTTCACCACCCCCGCCGACGTGGACGCGCCCCAGGGCACGGGCACGGTTCGGGCGTTCATGGATAAGCATTTTCTTCACTTCAACAGCCGTGAGACTGTCGCCGCCGCGCGTGCGTTTGAGGCGCACATCGACGCGGGGGGCAAGATGATGGTCACCCTCGCGGGCGCGATGAGCACTGCCAAGCTCGGCCAGATTCTCGCCCGGCTGATACGGGCCGACAAGGTGCATGCCATCACCTGCACCGGTGCGAACCTGGAAGAAGACCTGTTCAACCTGCTCGCTTACAACGAGTATGAAATCATCCACGACTGGCGGGCGCTCTCGGCTGCGGATGAAACGGCGCTCTACGAACGCGGCATGAACCGCGTGACCGATACGTGCATCCCCGAAACGGTGATGCGCCACATGGAACGCCAGCTCATCGACCGCTGGAAGCAGGCGTGCGACAACAACGAGCGCAAGTTTGAGCACGAGTTCCTCTGGGACATCTTCCGCGACGGTAAGCTCGAAAAGCATTATCAGATCGACCCGGCCAACTCGTGGATGCTCGCCGCGATGGAGAAGAATCTGCCCGTCTACTGTCCCGGCTGGGAAGACTCGACGACGGGCAACATGTTCGCCGCCGCGGTGTTCCGCAAAGAGCTGCCACACCACCAGTGCGTCAAGACCGGTACGGAGGCGATGGAGCACCTCATGCGATGGTACCTGGATAACTGCGGGATTGCGCAAAGCAGCAACGAAGGCAAGCCCAGCGTCGGCTTTTTCCAAGTTGGCGGCGGCATTGCGGGTGACTTTCCCATCTGTGCCGTGCCCGCGATCATTCAGGACCTGCAACGCGACGATGTGCCGTACTGGGCCTACTTCGCACAGATCAGCGACGCCGTGACCAGCTACGGCGGGTACAGCGGGGCCGTGCCGAACGAGAAGATCACCTGGGGCAAACTCGATGCAGCTACACCAAAATTCATGATCCAGAGCGACGCGACAATCGTCGCGCCCTTGATCTTCGCGTATGTGTTGGGGGATTGA
- a CDS encoding MATE family efflux transporter — protein sequence MSEHPNEFAPESHEPLPTGWRVPVALLLLALPIIASMISRTVMSFVDFIMVSQLGTEAQAAIMPAGILLFCFVAFGMGSLTAVSTFVSQSLGRNDRQACGSYAWQGVHLSVLLGLLALPVWFVVPGLFAWVGHDPAVQEMEVAYVQIGLLGLAPMLAAHAVTNFFNGIHKPMVGFWAMVISNIFNVIANYALIFGNFGFPAMGIGGAAWATNLAAGLQLLIMLAWMLRPKLAAMFDTRHTWRPDLARMRRIIWVGVPAGMQFVVDIFAFTVFTLLLVGRFGTVQLAAHNLAFKFLEVAFMPAVGLGVAVTAAVGKAIGRGQPAYARLVTRWAAGFAIAYMGLIAMGYLLLRHELAGLLSDDPDVIRWAGQLLLLCAVFQVFDGLGITHISALRGAGDNHWPAWVAAIMAATVLIGGGYVAAWWWPQLGAVGPWIAATLYVCVLGLTLWARWTFGPWERIDLFNDEQTQADAPHEHIDP from the coding sequence ATGAGTGAACACCCCAACGAATTCGCCCCTGAATCACACGAGCCGCTGCCCACGGGCTGGCGCGTGCCTGTTGCGTTGCTGCTGCTGGCGCTGCCGATCATCGCGTCGATGATCTCGCGCACCGTGATGAGCTTCGTCGACTTCATCATGGTCTCGCAGCTCGGCACGGAAGCGCAGGCCGCGATCATGCCAGCAGGCATTTTGCTGTTCTGCTTCGTCGCCTTCGGCATGGGATCGCTCACGGCGGTGAGCACGTTCGTCTCGCAATCACTGGGGCGAAACGACCGCCAAGCTTGCGGCAGCTACGCATGGCAGGGTGTACACCTGAGCGTATTGCTCGGCCTGCTCGCCCTGCCGGTGTGGTTTGTCGTGCCGGGCCTGTTCGCATGGGTCGGCCACGACCCGGCGGTGCAGGAAATGGAAGTGGCCTACGTGCAGATCGGGCTGCTGGGCTTGGCCCCTATGCTCGCGGCGCATGCGGTGACCAACTTTTTCAACGGCATCCACAAGCCGATGGTCGGCTTCTGGGCGATGGTCATCAGCAACATCTTCAATGTCATCGCCAACTACGCGCTGATCTTCGGCAACTTCGGCTTTCCCGCCATGGGCATCGGCGGCGCGGCCTGGGCGACCAACCTCGCTGCCGGGCTGCAACTGCTGATCATGCTCGCGTGGATGCTTCGGCCGAAACTCGCAGCCATGTTCGACACCCGCCACACCTGGCGGCCCGACCTCGCACGCATGCGTCGCATCATCTGGGTCGGCGTGCCGGCGGGCATGCAGTTCGTCGTCGACATCTTCGCATTCACCGTCTTCACGCTGCTGCTGGTCGGCCGATTCGGCACGGTGCAACTGGCGGCGCACAACCTCGCGTTCAAGTTCCTCGAAGTGGCGTTCATGCCCGCGGTGGGGCTTGGCGTGGCGGTCACGGCAGCGGTGGGCAAAGCGATCGGCCGTGGTCAGCCGGCCTACGCGCGACTCGTCACCCGCTGGGCCGCCGGCTTCGCGATCGCCTACATGGGCCTGATCGCGATGGGCTATCTGCTTCTGCGGCACGAGTTGGCCGGGCTGTTGAGCGATGATCCGGACGTCATCCGCTGGGCCGGGCAGTTGCTGCTGCTTTGCGCGGTGTTCCAGGTGTTTGACGGACTGGGTATCACGCACATCAGCGCCCTGCGCGGCGCGGGCGATAACCACTGGCCGGCGTGGGTGGCGGCGATCATGGCGGCAACGGTGCTCATCGGCGGCGGCTACGTCGCGGCGTGGTGGTGGCCGCAACTGGGCGCGGTGGGACCGTGGATCGCGGCCACGCTGTACGTCTGCGTGCTCGGGTTGACATTGTGGGCACGATGGACGTTCGGGCCTTGGGAGCGGATCGACCTGTTTAACGACGAGCAAACCCAAGCGGATGCTCCTCATGAACATATAGACCCATAG